The proteins below are encoded in one region of Methanosarcina barkeri 3:
- the larB gene encoding nickel pincer cofactor biosynthesis protein LarB, whose product MDLIDILKAVKEGKMDLETAEKQAQGLGFVSYMDIAKLDSHRKSRTGVIEAILADCKDPDDVVEIARVMVLESKRALITRVLPGHLEALKQAFGQDKLEWNSRARTVVVHDGTPAPRTGGVVGFVSAGTADIPAAEEARVVASEMGCETVAVYDVGVAGIHRLIPALDKLKARMPGAIVVAAGREGTLPTVVSGLVDVPVIGLPVSTGYGAGGRGEAALLAMLQSCSTLAVVNIDAGFVAGAYAARIANMIAAAYTHGKEGETEQTRE is encoded by the coding sequence ATGGATCTTATTGACATACTTAAGGCTGTTAAGGAAGGAAAAATGGATCTTGAGACTGCGGAGAAGCAGGCTCAAGGCCTGGGTTTTGTCTCCTATATGGATATAGCAAAGCTTGATTCCCACAGGAAAAGCAGAACAGGAGTAATCGAAGCTATTCTTGCTGATTGTAAAGATCCTGATGATGTAGTAGAAATTGCAAGAGTCATGGTTTTAGAGAGCAAAAGAGCCCTTATCACACGGGTTCTACCAGGGCATCTGGAAGCCTTAAAGCAGGCCTTTGGTCAGGATAAACTTGAATGGAACAGCAGGGCCCGCACAGTTGTTGTCCATGACGGGACGCCTGCACCCAGAACCGGTGGGGTCGTAGGATTCGTTTCAGCAGGTACGGCAGATATTCCGGCTGCGGAAGAAGCAAGGGTTGTAGCTTCAGAAATGGGTTGTGAGACAGTTGCAGTTTATGATGTGGGAGTTGCAGGAATTCACAGGCTTATCCCGGCACTGGATAAACTAAAAGCCAGGATGCCAGGAGCAATTGTCGTTGCAGCCGGAAGGGAAGGAACGCTTCCAACAGTAGTTTCGGGATTAGTTGATGTACCTGTAATCGGGCTTCCGGTTTCGACAGGCTACGGAGCAGGTGGAAGAGGAGAAGCTGCCCTGCTGGCAATGCTCCAATCCTGTTCTACACTTGCAGTTGTGAATATTGATGCAGGCTTTGTTGCAGGAGCATATGCAGCCAGAATTGCAAACATGATTGCAGCTGCCTACACACATGGCAAAGAAGGCGAGACAGAGCAGACAAGAGAGTGA
- a CDS encoding aldo/keto reductase produces the protein MLYRKVPKNGDELSILGFGCMRLPMKEDGSIDEERATKQVRYAIDHGVNYIDTAWPYHMEQSEPFLGRALTDGYREKVKLATKLPSWLIESREDMDKFLNAQLEKLKTDHIDYYLIHALVGELWDNVRKLGVADFLDKAKADGRIINAGFSFHGSGEDFNRIVDAYDWDFCQIQYNFLDEKNQAGTRGLEYAASKGLGVIIMEPLRGGNLTNPVPPAVKEIWDGAPAKRTAAEWALRWVWNHPEVTVVLSGMNEETHIEENLKVADEAYPNSLTETELQLIKKVEQKYRELMKVGCTGCRYCMPCPSGVDIPLCFEMYNNVYMSGNADETKFFYAARLGGILGGDPGFASQCVQCGECLEKCPQHLDIPTVLESVIEELEGSDLEERVVMVKQLFKKQT, from the coding sequence ATGCTGTATAGAAAGGTTCCGAAGAATGGAGATGAACTTTCGATACTTGGATTCGGATGCATGCGCCTTCCAATGAAAGAAGACGGTAGTATAGATGAAGAAAGAGCCACTAAGCAGGTACGCTATGCAATCGATCACGGAGTAAACTATATTGATACAGCATGGCCCTATCACATGGAACAGAGCGAACCTTTTTTAGGTCGTGCTCTTACTGACGGGTATAGAGAAAAGGTTAAACTCGCAACAAAGTTACCTTCCTGGCTTATAGAGAGCCGGGAGGATATGGATAAGTTCTTAAATGCTCAATTGGAGAAACTTAAAACAGACCATATAGACTATTACCTTATCCATGCTCTAGTTGGTGAACTGTGGGACAATGTTAGAAAGCTGGGTGTAGCTGATTTCCTTGACAAAGCCAAAGCTGACGGCCGCATAATTAATGCAGGTTTTTCTTTCCATGGTTCGGGAGAGGACTTCAATCGGATAGTGGATGCCTATGACTGGGACTTTTGTCAGATCCAGTACAACTTCCTGGACGAAAAGAACCAGGCGGGTACCAGAGGTTTGGAATATGCAGCTTCAAAAGGCCTTGGAGTAATTATTATGGAGCCCCTGCGTGGAGGAAACCTCACAAACCCTGTGCCTCCTGCTGTGAAAGAGATATGGGATGGAGCCCCTGCAAAGAGAACCGCTGCAGAATGGGCTCTTCGATGGGTATGGAACCATCCAGAAGTCACGGTTGTCCTTTCCGGGATGAATGAGGAAACACATATTGAAGAGAACCTGAAGGTGGCAGATGAAGCTTACCCGAACTCTCTGACTGAAACCGAACTACAGCTAATAAAGAAAGTAGAGCAGAAGTACCGTGAACTTATGAAAGTAGGCTGTACGGGATGTAGATATTGTATGCCCTGTCCATCAGGAGTGGATATTCCATTATGTTTCGAAATGTACAACAACGTGTACATGTCCGGCAACGCAGACGAGACAAAGTTCTTTTATGCTGCAAGGCTGGGTGGTATTTTAGGTGGAGATCCCGGATTTGCATCGCAGTGCGTACAATGTGGGGAGTGCCTTGAGAAATGCCCCCAGCACCTTGATATCCCAACGGTTCTCGAATCCGTTATAGAAGAACTTGAAGGCTCTGACCTGGAAGAAAGAGTTGTCATGGTAAAGCAACTGTTCAAGAAGCAAACTTAA